One Chloroflexota bacterium genomic region harbors:
- a CDS encoding dipeptide ABC transporter ATP-binding protein, whose product MAESGERNHRPILEVRNLKKHFPIVRGFLRRVVGYVKAVDGVTFMVPEGQTLGLVGESGCGKTTTGRCILRAVQPTSGEIIFHDERLGPVDVVQADPEQLRYLRRNMQMIFQDPYSSLNPRMTLLDIVGEPLIVNNVARGKEVEDRVAELLRLVGLRPEYMRRYPHAFSGGQRQRIGIARALALNPRLIVADEPVSALDVSIQAQTLNLLQDLQEQLHLSYIFIAHDLSVVEHVSDHVAVMYVGKLVETAETEELFFSPKHPYTEALLSAVRRPDPMAKGERIILTGDVPDPSNPPDGCYFHPRCRYAQEVCSVEEPPLREISPDHFVSCHLADQLSLRGVD is encoded by the coding sequence ATGGCTGAGTCTGGGGAGAGAAACCACAGGCCCATCCTGGAGGTTCGGAATCTGAAGAAGCATTTCCCGATCGTGCGCGGCTTTCTGCGCCGCGTCGTCGGTTACGTGAAGGCCGTGGACGGGGTGACGTTCATGGTGCCGGAGGGCCAGACCCTGGGCCTGGTAGGGGAGAGCGGGTGTGGGAAGACGACGACGGGGCGGTGCATTTTGCGGGCGGTCCAGCCGACGAGCGGGGAGATCATCTTTCATGATGAGCGGTTGGGCCCGGTGGATGTGGTGCAGGCGGATCCGGAGCAGCTTCGCTACCTGCGCCGCAACATGCAGATGATCTTCCAGGATCCCTATTCCTCCCTGAACCCCCGTATGACCTTGCTTGACATCGTGGGCGAGCCCCTGATCGTCAACAATGTGGCGCGAGGCAAGGAGGTGGAAGACCGGGTGGCGGAGTTGCTGCGCCTGGTGGGCCTTCGCCCCGAGTATATGCGCCGGTATCCGCACGCCTTCAGCGGCGGCCAGCGGCAGCGGATCGGGATCGCCCGGGCGCTCGCTCTCAACCCGCGGCTGATCGTGGCGGATGAGCCGGTGTCGGCCCTGGATGTGTCCATTCAGGCGCAGACGCTCAACTTGCTGCAGGACCTCCAGGAGCAGCTTCACCTGTCCTACATCTTCATCGCCCATGACCTGAGCGTGGTGGAGCATGTGAGCGACCACGTGGCCGTCATGTATGTGGGCAAGCTGGTGGAGACGGCGGAGACGGAGGAGTTGTTCTTCAGCCCCAAGCATCCATATACGGAGGCGTTGCTCTCCGCCGTGCGTCGTCCAGACCCCATGGCGAAGGGGGAGCGGATCATCCTCACCGGCGATGTGCCTGATCCCTCCAACCCTCCCGACGGCTGTTACTTCCACCCCCGCTGTCGGTACGCGCAGGAGGTGTGCTCGGTGGAGGAGCCGCCTCTGCGGGAGATCTCGCCCGATCATTTCGTCTCCTGCCACCTCGCCGATCAGCTGTCCCTGCGGGGCGTCGACTAG
- a CDS encoding ABC transporter ATP-binding protein, protein MADGGKDLLLEVKDLKTYFFLDEGTVRAVDGVTFDIQHGQTLGVVGESGCGKSVTGQSILRIVPPPGRIVEGQILFHRRVRRNGGSEVDVVVDLTQLDPRGRKIRSIRGAEIALIFQEPMTSFSPVHTIGNQIMESILLHRDVTKEQAKEIAIDMLSRCGLPRAEDVLRRYSWELSGGMRQRAMIARALVCQPSLLIADEPTTALDVTTEAQILDLMQTLQREMGMAILYITHDLGVIAEMAQEVIVMYLGKLMERADVYSLFYDPKHPYTQALLRSIPKLGRKRRTRLDTIEGMVPDPYNIPAGCAFHTRCRRFMPGVCDVEDPPMVDVGDGHLVKCFLY, encoded by the coding sequence ATGGCTGATGGCGGCAAGGACCTCCTGTTGGAGGTGAAGGACCTCAAGACCTATTTCTTCCTCGATGAGGGGACGGTACGCGCCGTGGATGGGGTGACCTTCGACATCCAGCATGGTCAGACCCTGGGGGTCGTCGGGGAGAGCGGCTGCGGCAAGAGCGTGACCGGCCAGTCGATCCTGCGCATCGTGCCACCTCCCGGCCGCATCGTCGAGGGGCAGATCCTGTTCCACCGGCGCGTGAGGCGCAATGGCGGTAGCGAGGTGGATGTGGTGGTGGATCTGACCCAGCTTGACCCGCGTGGCAGGAAGATCCGCTCCATTCGAGGCGCTGAGATCGCTTTGATCTTCCAGGAGCCGATGACCTCCTTCTCACCCGTGCATACCATCGGCAATCAGATCATGGAGAGCATCCTCCTTCATCGGGACGTGACGAAAGAACAGGCAAAAGAGATCGCCATTGACATGTTATCCCGCTGTGGGCTGCCGCGAGCGGAGGACGTCCTGAGGCGGTATTCGTGGGAGCTTTCGGGGGGCATGCGCCAGCGGGCCATGATCGCCCGGGCGCTCGTCTGTCAGCCCAGCCTGCTCATCGCCGACGAGCCCACCACGGCTCTGGATGTGACGACCGAGGCCCAGATCCTGGACCTGATGCAGACGCTGCAGCGGGAGATGGGCATGGCCATCCTGTACATCACCCATGACCTGGGGGTGATCGCGGAGATGGCGCAAGAGGTCATCGTGATGTACCTGGGCAAGCTCATGGAGCGGGCGGATGTCTACTCGCTCTTCTACGATCCGAAGCATCCTTATACGCAGGCTCTCCTGCGCTCCATTCCCAAGCTGGGACGCAAGCGGAGGACCCGGCTGGATACGATCGAGGGGATGGTGCCGGACCCGTACAACATCCCGGCCGGATGCGCCTTTCACACCCGATGCCGCCGTTTCATGCCCGGCGTCTGCGACGTGGAGGACCCTCCGATGGTGGACGTGGGGGATGGGCATCTGGTGAAGTGTTTCCTGTATTAG
- a CDS encoding ABC transporter permease, whose amino-acid sequence MPPAVSEVLKKEPISPVGPRVEEEERIFVASQWQLMWWRFRKHKLANVGTVVILIFYLLAIFCEFLSPYDPNDYARRFTFVPPQRIHFVHEGKFRLRPFVYGLERTRDPETYVIRYESDPERIYPIYFFVRGDPYKMWGLFETDVHLFGLGPDVKDMRIHLLGTDRLGRDMFSRILYGARISLSIGLIGVFLSFIIGILMGGISGYWGGMPDIIIQRVIEFLRSIPTIPLWMALSASLPREWSSVQRYFAIVVLLSLIGWTGLARVVRGRFLAVREEDFITAARIVNASEFRIIVRHMLPSFLSYIIASLTLAIPGMILGETSLSFLGLGLRPPTISWGVLLQEAQNLQTVALAPWLLIPALFVVVAILAFNFMGDGLRDAADPYAR is encoded by the coding sequence ATGCCACCTGCAGTCAGCGAGGTATTGAAAAAAGAGCCGATCTCCCCGGTCGGACCACGGGTGGAGGAAGAGGAGAGGATATTCGTCGCCTCCCAGTGGCAGCTTATGTGGTGGCGTTTCCGCAAGCATAAGCTGGCCAACGTGGGCACGGTCGTGATCCTGATCTTCTACCTCCTCGCCATCTTTTGCGAGTTTCTCTCCCCGTATGATCCGAACGATTACGCGAGGCGGTTCACGTTCGTGCCCCCTCAGCGAATCCACTTCGTCCATGAGGGCAAATTCCGCCTACGTCCGTTCGTGTACGGGCTTGAGCGCACTCGGGATCCCGAGACGTACGTGATCCGTTACGAGAGCGATCCGGAGCGGATATACCCGATCTACTTCTTCGTGCGCGGTGACCCGTACAAGATGTGGGGACTCTTTGAGACCGACGTGCATCTGTTCGGCCTGGGGCCGGATGTGAAGGACATGCGGATCCACCTGTTGGGCACGGATCGGCTGGGGCGGGACATGTTTTCCAGGATCCTCTACGGGGCGCGCATCTCCCTCTCCATCGGCCTGATCGGCGTGTTCCTCAGCTTCATCATCGGCATCCTGATGGGGGGGATCTCGGGCTATTGGGGAGGGATGCCGGACATCATCATTCAGCGGGTGATCGAATTCCTGCGGTCGATCCCCACCATCCCGCTGTGGATGGCGTTGAGCGCCTCCCTACCCCGCGAGTGGTCGTCCGTGCAGCGCTACTTCGCGATCGTCGTGCTCCTTTCGCTCATCGGTTGGACGGGACTGGCCCGCGTGGTGCGCGGGCGCTTCCTGGCCGTACGGGAGGAGGACTTCATCACGGCGGCGAGGATCGTGAACGCCAGCGAATTTCGCATCATCGTGCGGCACATGCTGCCCTCCTTCCTGAGCTACATCATCGCTTCGCTCACGCTCGCCATCCCGGGCATGATCCTGGGCGAGACCAGCCTCTCCTTTCTCGGCCTGGGCTTGCGGCCGCCGACGATCAGCTGGGGGGTTCTGTTGCAGGAAGCGCAGAATCTGCAGACCGTGGCCCTGGCGCCGTGGCTTCTCATCCCGGCCCTCTTCGTGGTGGTCGCCATTCTCGCCTTCAACTTCATGGGGGATGGCCTCCGTGATGCCGCTGATCCGTACGCGAGGTAG
- a CDS encoding ABC transporter permease, with the protein MLEFIVRRIIYVIPTLILISIVSYAIIELPPGDYLSSYVAQLEEQGEQLNEAELAALRQKYGLGQPIYVRYWKWISRFVRGDFGVSFEWNRPVRELVLDRVGLTALISLSSTLFIWAVAMPIGIYSATHQYSLSDYIFTFIGFLGIGIPDFLLALVILWWVWSSFGVNVGGLYSPEFIGQPWTWAKIADTLKHIWVPMIIIGTSGTAGMIRTMRANLLDELRQPYVITARANGLSETRLLLKYPVRLALNPFISTIGWMLPGLISGTTIVAIVLSLPTTGPLLLKALLSQDMYLAGSFVMLLSVLTVIGTLISDILLVIVDPRIRFEHVESR; encoded by the coding sequence ATGTTGGAATTCATCGTGCGTCGCATTATCTATGTGATCCCTACGCTCATCCTGATCTCCATCGTCTCGTATGCCATTATCGAGTTACCACCGGGCGACTATCTCAGCAGCTATGTGGCCCAGCTAGAGGAGCAGGGAGAGCAGTTGAACGAGGCGGAGTTGGCGGCCTTGCGACAGAAGTATGGCCTTGGGCAGCCCATCTACGTGCGTTACTGGAAGTGGATCAGCCGTTTCGTGCGCGGGGACTTCGGTGTCTCCTTCGAATGGAACCGGCCGGTGCGGGAGCTGGTCCTGGATCGTGTCGGGCTGACCGCTCTGATCTCGCTGTCCAGCACGCTTTTCATCTGGGCTGTGGCCATGCCCATCGGCATTTATTCGGCAACTCATCAGTATTCCCTCAGTGACTATATCTTCACCTTTATCGGCTTCTTGGGCATTGGTATTCCCGACTTCCTCCTGGCCCTGGTGATCCTGTGGTGGGTGTGGAGCTCTTTCGGTGTCAACGTCGGGGGGCTGTACAGCCCCGAATTCATCGGCCAGCCGTGGACCTGGGCCAAGATCGCGGATACCCTGAAGCACATCTGGGTGCCGATGATCATCATCGGCACCAGCGGCACGGCTGGCATGATCCGCACCATGCGCGCCAACCTCCTCGACGAGCTGCGGCAGCCCTACGTCATCACGGCCCGGGCCAACGGGCTCTCCGAGACCCGACTCCTCCTGAAGTATCCGGTGCGCCTGGCCCTGAACCCGTTCATCAGCACCATCGGCTGGATGCTGCCCGGCCTCATCTCCGGCACCACCATCGTCGCCATCGTGTTAAGCCTCCCCACCACCGGCCCGCTCCTGTTGAAGGCGCTGCTGTCGCAGGATATGTACCTGGCTGGATCTTTCGTGATGCTCCTGAGCGTGTTGACCGTCATCGGCACTTTGATCTCCGACATCCTGTTGGTGATCGTCGATCCGCGCATTCGTTTCGAGCATGTCGAGTCCAGATAA
- a CDS encoding ABC transporter substrate-binding protein gives MPKRELSRREFLRLSAVVTAGMVSAACAPSTPAPEPTPTPTPEAPAAPAAPAMPTTQYNEAPMLAELVKAGQLPSVDERLPNDPVVVQVIEEIGQYGGIWDQAVTGQADVNGAMSYDNELWITFDEACQTYRPNVAKKVEVSEDGTEFTFYLREGHRWSDGEPFTADDILFWYEDVVLNDDLSPAKPSWMQSGDELGVVEKIDDYTVKYKFAKPHGLLLLYMAYVWGGRGGLEYPAHYLKQFHAKYADQGKLDQMVKDAGFETWDQLFWDKMSPTTNPDLPVLRAWQLKELGPPWIFERNPYFFKIDPEGNQLPYIDRVRLQAVEDKQMITLKVIAGELSAQWRNLSFSDLPLFMENREKGDYRVIKALAEHPMAFTIFPNQTLVGDDVMLSIIQDIRFRKALNLAIDRDEVNDLIYLGERAPVQAAFPNIRDESELFAHLTYDPEQAKALLDEMGLEMGSDGYRLRPDGEQLVAKVDVFSNKTLMDAAELVASYWEAIGIRTSLEEISYDLWWPRIFSHEYAFCAYVKDSIGGLARFVYLRSYAPVAHSTYWAPAWGLWYQSGGTQGVEPTGDARRAQELFDQAKVTVDTAKQVELLSEIERLDLKNVWEVLTLGPGPNIRIVKNNFRNVPEVNYCVLHDSDAWAEQYFIRQA, from the coding sequence ATGCCGAAGCGAGAGCTTAGCCGTAGGGAGTTCCTTCGCCTGTCCGCGGTGGTGACGGCGGGAATGGTATCGGCGGCGTGTGCCCCCTCAACCCCGGCTCCGGAACCTACTCCCACACCGACCCCTGAGGCGCCGGCTGCCCCGGCTGCCCCGGCCATGCCCACGACGCAATACAACGAGGCGCCGATGCTGGCCGAGCTGGTGAAGGCGGGCCAGTTGCCATCGGTGGATGAGCGCCTGCCCAATGATCCGGTCGTCGTCCAGGTCATCGAGGAGATCGGCCAGTATGGCGGCATCTGGGATCAGGCGGTGACCGGCCAGGCGGACGTCAACGGCGCCATGAGCTATGACAACGAGCTGTGGATCACGTTCGACGAGGCCTGTCAGACCTATCGACCCAATGTGGCGAAGAAGGTGGAGGTCTCCGAGGATGGCACGGAGTTCACCTTCTATCTCCGTGAGGGCCATCGGTGGTCTGACGGCGAACCCTTCACCGCAGACGATATCCTCTTCTGGTATGAGGATGTGGTCCTGAACGATGATCTCTCCCCAGCCAAGCCTTCCTGGATGCAGTCCGGCGATGAGCTGGGCGTGGTGGAGAAGATCGATGACTATACCGTCAAGTACAAGTTCGCCAAGCCTCACGGCCTGCTGTTGCTCTATATGGCCTATGTGTGGGGCGGCCGCGGCGGCCTGGAGTATCCGGCGCATTACCTGAAGCAGTTCCACGCCAAGTATGCGGATCAGGGCAAGCTGGATCAGATGGTCAAGGACGCCGGGTTTGAGACGTGGGACCAGTTGTTCTGGGACAAGATGAGCCCCACCACCAACCCGGATCTGCCCGTGCTGCGGGCGTGGCAGCTGAAGGAGTTGGGGCCGCCCTGGATCTTCGAGCGCAACCCCTACTTCTTCAAGATCGACCCGGAGGGCAACCAGCTACCCTACATCGATCGCGTCCGCCTGCAGGCCGTGGAGGACAAGCAGATGATCACCCTCAAGGTGATCGCGGGCGAGTTGAGCGCGCAGTGGCGTAATCTGTCGTTCAGCGATCTGCCGCTCTTCATGGAGAACCGTGAGAAGGGCGACTATCGGGTCATCAAGGCGCTGGCGGAGCATCCCATGGCCTTCACCATCTTCCCCAACCAGACCCTGGTCGGGGATGATGTGATGCTGTCGATCATTCAGGACATCCGCTTCCGCAAGGCGCTCAACCTGGCCATCGACCGGGATGAGGTGAATGACCTGATCTACCTCGGCGAGCGGGCTCCCGTGCAGGCCGCCTTCCCCAACATCCGGGACGAGTCCGAACTCTTCGCCCACCTGACCTATGACCCCGAGCAGGCCAAGGCGCTCCTGGACGAGATGGGGCTGGAGATGGGCTCGGATGGCTATCGCCTGCGCCCGGATGGGGAGCAGCTGGTCGCCAAGGTCGACGTGTTCTCCAACAAGACCCTCATGGACGCGGCGGAGCTCGTCGCCAGCTACTGGGAGGCCATCGGGATCAGAACCTCCCTGGAGGAGATCAGCTACGATCTGTGGTGGCCGCGCATCTTCTCCCACGAGTATGCCTTCTGCGCCTACGTGAAGGACAGCATCGGCGGCCTGGCCCGCTTCGTGTACCTGCGATCCTATGCTCCGGTGGCCCACAGCACGTACTGGGCGCCGGCGTGGGGGCTGTGGTACCAGAGCGGCGGGACCCAGGGCGTGGAGCCCACGGGGGATGCCCGGCGCGCTCAGGAACTGTTCGATCAGGCGAAGGTCACCGTGGATACGGCGAAGCAGGTGGAGCTGCTGTCCGAGATCGAGCGCCTGGACCTCAAGAACGTGTGGGAGGTCCTGACCCTTGGCCCCGGTCCGAATATCCGCATCGTGAAGAACAACTTCCGCAACGTGCCCGAGGTGAACTACTGCGTGCTGCATGACTCGGATGCGTGGGCGGAGCAGTACTTCATCCGACAGGCCTGA
- a CDS encoding 6-phosphofructokinase: MVKRLGVLTSGGDAPGMNAAVRAVVRVALDRGMEVYAIYEGYQGMVDGGDRIRRMDWNSVGGILQRGGTIIGTARCAAFRTREGRRQAVYNLLECGIDHLIVIGGDGSLTGANILREEWPELVAELVQEGRISAEMAKHHPYLAIVGLVGSIDNDMFGTDMTIGADTALHRITEAVDAIGSTAASHQRTFVIEVMGRRCGYLALMGALATGADWVLIPESPPDLENWEDRMCEVLRAGREAGRRDSIVIVAEGAQDRHGNPITSEYVRQALEERMGEEVRVTILGHVQRGGSPSAFDRNLSTLLGAAAVEEILAATPDSPAYLVGLRGNRVVREPLMECVAKTHAVNEALKSGDYDTAMALRGRGFQDAFRTLRTLLRAVPHPPPPDQRRLQLAVLTAGAPAAGMNTAVRAAVRLGLDRGHTVLGVYNGFRGLVEGTVGEMEWMSVSGWVRRGGSELGTSRMIPSGRDLYAIARNIEDLAIDGLLVIGGWAGYMAALRLYQERGNFPSFNIPIVCLPASINNNLPGSELSVGADTALNNIMDAVDKIKQSAVASRRCFVVEVMGRYCGYLALMSALATGAERVYLHEEGITLRDLEKDLELLVSGFREGKRLGLMIRNERANPLYTTDFIRALFEEEGGDLFEVRQAVLGHLQQGGDPTPFDRILATRLAVHCMEFLHEEAMRTEPGAVCIGLMGGEIRFTSLEDIPRLVDMEYQRPKQQWWMNLRSLARTLAQPYPGFLRETGSG, translated from the coding sequence ATGGTCAAACGTCTCGGAGTGCTGACAAGCGGCGGGGATGCGCCCGGCATGAACGCGGCCGTGCGCGCGGTCGTGCGCGTCGCCCTGGATCGGGGCATGGAGGTCTATGCGATTTACGAGGGATACCAGGGCATGGTGGATGGCGGCGATCGCATCCGTCGCATGGATTGGAACTCGGTGGGGGGGATCCTTCAGCGAGGGGGCACCATCATCGGCACGGCCCGATGCGCCGCCTTTCGCACGCGGGAGGGGCGGCGGCAGGCGGTGTACAACCTGCTGGAGTGCGGCATCGACCATCTGATCGTTATCGGCGGCGATGGCAGCCTGACGGGGGCCAATATCCTGCGGGAGGAGTGGCCGGAGCTGGTGGCGGAGCTGGTCCAGGAAGGGCGGATCAGCGCAGAGATGGCGAAACATCATCCCTATCTGGCCATCGTTGGGCTGGTGGGCTCCATTGACAATGACATGTTTGGGACGGATATGACCATCGGCGCCGATACCGCTCTGCACCGGATCACGGAGGCGGTGGACGCGATCGGGAGCACGGCGGCCAGCCATCAGCGCACCTTCGTGATCGAGGTCATGGGGCGGCGCTGTGGCTACCTGGCGCTCATGGGGGCGCTGGCCACCGGCGCCGACTGGGTCTTGATCCCCGAGAGCCCGCCGGACCTGGAGAACTGGGAGGACCGGATGTGTGAGGTGCTGCGAGCCGGGCGGGAGGCCGGCCGGCGCGACAGCATCGTCATTGTGGCGGAGGGTGCGCAGGATCGTCACGGCAACCCGATCACGTCCGAGTACGTGCGGCAGGCGCTGGAGGAGCGCATGGGGGAGGAGGTCCGGGTGACGATCCTGGGACATGTGCAGCGGGGCGGGTCGCCCAGCGCCTTCGATCGTAACCTGAGCACGCTGTTGGGGGCGGCTGCCGTGGAGGAGATCCTAGCGGCCACCCCGGATAGCCCGGCCTATCTGGTGGGTTTGCGTGGGAACCGAGTCGTGCGGGAGCCGCTCATGGAGTGCGTGGCGAAGACGCACGCGGTCAACGAGGCGCTCAAGTCGGGCGATTACGATACAGCGATGGCGCTGCGGGGCCGAGGGTTCCAGGATGCATTCCGCACCCTGCGCACGCTCCTGCGGGCCGTGCCGCATCCGCCGCCCCCGGACCAGCGGCGATTGCAATTGGCGGTGCTGACGGCCGGGGCGCCGGCGGCCGGGATGAACACCGCCGTGCGTGCTGCGGTGCGCCTCGGACTGGATCGGGGGCACACCGTGCTGGGCGTCTACAACGGGTTCCGTGGCCTGGTGGAGGGCACCGTCGGGGAGATGGAGTGGATGAGCGTCAGCGGCTGGGTGCGTCGCGGGGGATCCGAATTGGGGACCAGCCGCATGATCCCGAGCGGAAGGGACCTGTACGCCATCGCTCGCAACATCGAGGACCTGGCCATCGATGGCCTGTTGGTGATCGGTGGCTGGGCCGGGTATATGGCCGCCCTGCGATTGTACCAGGAGCGAGGAAACTTTCCCTCCTTCAACATCCCGATCGTGTGTCTCCCGGCCAGCATCAACAACAATCTGCCCGGCTCCGAGCTCAGCGTGGGGGCGGACACCGCCCTGAACAACATCATGGACGCCGTGGACAAGATCAAGCAATCGGCGGTGGCGTCGCGGCGCTGCTTCGTGGTAGAGGTCATGGGGCGTTACTGTGGGTATCTGGCTTTGATGAGCGCCCTGGCCACCGGAGCGGAGCGGGTCTATCTGCATGAGGAGGGGATCACGCTCCGTGATTTGGAGAAGGACTTGGAGTTGCTGGTCTCCGGGTTCCGGGAGGGGAAGCGGTTGGGGTTGATGATCCGCAACGAGCGGGCCAACCCGTTGTATACGACCGATTTCATCCGGGCGCTGTTCGAGGAGGAGGGCGGCGATCTGTTCGAGGTGCGCCAGGCCGTGTTGGGGCATCTGCAGCAAGGTGGGGATCCGACGCCTTTCGATCGGATCCTGGCCACCCGGCTGGCGGTGCACTGTATGGAGTTCCTGCACGAGGAGGCGATGCGGACCGAGCCGGGGGCGGTCTGCATCGGGCTGATGGGCGGGGAGATCCGGTTCACCAGCCTGGAGGATATCCCCCGTCTGGTGGACATGGAGTATCAGCGCCCCAAGCAGCAGTGGTGGATGAATTTGCGATCTCTCGCACGCACGCTAGCCCAGCCTTATCCCGGCTTCCTGCGGGAGACAGGCTCCGGGTGA
- a CDS encoding DNRLRE domain-containing protein, with product MTARWLMVISLVVSYLLGAHPLAEASASVPRRVNAPYFEGNVRFSETAIFWFGRVNYMENYADVRVGYNGDHLYLRLAAFDRRLWYDPSPSPDDLTDWDAVTLYLNVGGSAGDAPGANAYRFDAQLNWWEPRDGFQAAYRGNGSGWVSAAIPFTADSGWRGNAPNDDTDDRGWAMAFRIPFSSLGLSGPPSKGTIWRMAVVLHDRDDREGTPIADQTWPEGADGMRPSTWGQLVFGLPGYTPPPAIARDVVTIRHKLNGATVVDGAVGGGTTCGQGLNYWTQWGDANYAGLDYFNIQNQADVADWPCFSKYYVTFPLDAIPSGKVIISATLTLHKFGHAGESAQPQPSLIQVLRVADDWDESTLTWNNAPLALENVSATWVDPVAFSGWPGTPFTWDVSRAVALAYAAGAPLRLALYEADAAYHSGKYFVSSDAGDWNAEGRPTLRVRWGDRVGGLRKSVSSSVAAPGEALTYTLTVEGNGRSLSLVDELPEGVSRPFSSSSGLTYTPHRLTWSGRPALGERIVLTYAVTVTASSDTTLWNRAVLTQGSDVIGTAAAKVTVVAASPSQTFLPVILRR from the coding sequence ATGACAGCTCGATGGTTGATGGTCATCTCTCTGGTCGTGTCCTATCTTCTCGGTGCGCATCCCCTTGCGGAGGCTTCCGCCTCCGTTCCTCGTCGCGTCAATGCCCCTTATTTCGAAGGGAATGTGCGCTTCTCGGAGACGGCCATCTTCTGGTTCGGGCGGGTCAACTATATGGAGAACTATGCGGACGTCCGGGTGGGCTACAACGGCGATCATCTCTACCTTCGCCTGGCCGCCTTCGATCGGCGGCTGTGGTACGATCCCTCCCCCTCCCCGGATGATCTGACCGACTGGGATGCGGTCACCCTCTATCTGAACGTGGGCGGCAGTGCGGGGGACGCCCCCGGCGCCAACGCCTATCGCTTCGACGCCCAGCTCAACTGGTGGGAGCCGCGCGATGGCTTCCAGGCCGCCTACCGGGGGAATGGCTCCGGCTGGGTGAGCGCTGCCATCCCCTTCACCGCTGATTCCGGCTGGCGGGGGAACGCTCCCAATGATGATACCGACGATCGAGGATGGGCCATGGCCTTCCGCATCCCGTTCTCCAGCCTGGGGCTCTCCGGCCCTCCGTCTAAAGGGACGATCTGGAGGATGGCGGTCGTGCTGCACGATCGGGACGATCGTGAGGGTACGCCGATAGCCGATCAGACCTGGCCCGAGGGGGCCGATGGCATGCGGCCGAGCACCTGGGGGCAGTTGGTCTTCGGCTTGCCGGGATATACCCCACCGCCTGCCATCGCCAGGGATGTCGTCACCATCCGCCACAAGTTGAACGGCGCGACGGTGGTGGACGGGGCCGTGGGCGGAGGGACGACCTGCGGACAGGGGCTGAATTATTGGACCCAGTGGGGGGATGCCAACTACGCTGGCCTGGACTACTTCAACATCCAGAACCAGGCCGACGTGGCCGATTGGCCCTGTTTTTCCAAATACTACGTCACCTTCCCGTTGGATGCCATCCCGTCCGGCAAGGTCATCATCTCGGCTACCCTCACGCTGCACAAGTTCGGGCATGCTGGGGAGTCGGCGCAGCCTCAGCCTTCCCTCATCCAGGTGCTCCGGGTGGCCGACGACTGGGACGAGTCCACGCTGACCTGGAATAATGCCCCTCTGGCGTTGGAGAACGTCTCCGCCACCTGGGTGGATCCCGTTGCATTTTCCGGGTGGCCTGGCACGCCCTTTACCTGGGATGTGAGCCGGGCGGTGGCGCTGGCGTACGCGGCGGGTGCCCCGTTGCGCCTGGCCCTCTATGAGGCCGACGCCGCCTATCACAGCGGGAAGTATTTCGTGTCCTCGGACGCCGGGGACTGGAACGCGGAGGGGAGGCCCACGTTGCGGGTGCGCTGGGGGGATCGTGTGGGCGGATTGAGGAAAAGCGTCTCGTCGTCTGTGGCGGCACCGGGAGAGGCGCTCACTTACACGCTGACCGTGGAGGGCAATGGCCGTTCTCTCTCGTTAGTTGATGAGCTTCCGGAGGGTGTGAGCCGTCCCTTCTCGTCCAGCTCCGGGTTGACCTACACGCCGCATCGTCTGACCTGGAGTGGCCGGCCGGCTCTGGGGGAGCGGATCGTTCTGACCTATGCCGTCACGGTCACCGCCTCCTCCGATACCACCCTGTGGAATCGGGCCGTCCTCACTCAGGGGAGCGACGTCATCGGGACGGCGGCTGCGAAGGTGACGGTGGTGGCGGCGAGCCCGAGCCAGACCTTTCTGCCCGTGATCCTGAGGAGATAG